The genomic DNA GGCATCACGCTGCTGTTCGTCGTGCTCGTGAACCTGTGCTGCATCGCCCTCGCCGCGCCCGTCGCCTACGTCATCGCCCGCGGGCGGTCGAAGTGGCACCTGGGACTGCTGCTCCTCTTCGTCTCCGGGCTCTTCATCCCCGGTCAGGTGACGCTGATCCCCGTCGTCTTCGTGCTGCGGGTGCTCGGGCTCATCAACACGATCCCCGGGTTCATCCTCTTCGAGACGGCGGCGACCCTGCCGGTGACGATCTTCCTGTTCACGGCCTACCTCCGCAGCGTGCCGCGTGACATCGACGAGGCGGCGTCACTGGACGGCGCCGGGCCCATCCGCGCGTTCTGGGCGTGCATCTTCCCGATCATGAAGCCCGTCGTCGCGACTGTCGTGGTGCTCAACTCGATCGGCGTGTGGAACGACTTCGTGAGTCCGCAGATCATCCTCGGGCCGAGCTCGGGGATCTACACGGTCACCACCGGCGTCTACGCGGCGGTCGGACAGTTCTCGACCGACTACACGCAGGTGTTCCCGACCCTCCTGCTTGCCGTGCTGCCCGCGATGGTGTTCTTCATCGTGATGCAGCGCCACATCATCGGCGGCCTGGTCGCCGGAGCGACGAAGGGATGACCGTGCCGGAGACCCCGCTCACCCGTCCGCTGCGTGCG from Microbacterium paraoxydans includes the following:
- a CDS encoding carbohydrate ABC transporter permease, with amino-acid sequence MKQTRNRPALAVSTIRWIVLGVVAITMLIPMYTMLINAFKPQADIIENPLLITPQMFTFDYLWAAITSSKFNVIAAYGITLLFVVLVNLCCIALAAPVAYVIARGRSKWHLGLLLLFVSGLFIPGQVTLIPVVFVLRVLGLINTIPGFILFETAATLPVTIFLFTAYLRSVPRDIDEAASLDGAGPIRAFWACIFPIMKPVVATVVVLNSIGVWNDFVSPQIILGPSSGIYTVTTGVYAAVGQFSTDYTQVFPTLLLAVLPAMVFFIVMQRHIIGGLVAGATKG